The Tolypothrix sp. NIES-4075 DNA window TTGGGGCAATGCTGACGCGAGAATTTTACCTTGGGGATTGTTACTATCCCTCGTTGTCGGTACGCTGACTAGTGCTTCTGGCTGGTTTGGTGCTGAACTTTCATATCGCCACAAAATCGGTGTTGTCGGCGCTGGTAGTAGAAGATACCCTTAACAAATAGGTGTTGGATATTCGCGGGGTGATTTGACAAACAACGTCGATAAATTTGACATGTAGAGACGTTCCTAAGGAACGTCTTTATAATTCATACCGTCAATCAATCTCTCTAGGGAAATGTTCAACTTCCTTGCTGGCAAAATCCCTATTTGCGTCTTCTGCTATTTCCTGAGACTGCGAGAGTGCTGATTGTCATAAGCATCTTACTTGTAAATGGCATCTTCGTTCCTTTGGCTGAAGAGTGAAGTTGATTTGAACTAGAGGAAATGATGACAAAAACAGAGGATTCAAATAACGAAGTGAATTTGGTATCTGAGTTTGCAGAGAAAATTGCTGTCGTTACCGGAGCGGCGACCGGACTAGGAGAAGCGATCGCAGTCAAGCTGTATCAAATGGGAGCGACGGTTGTTATCGCCGACATTGATGTGGATGGCGCACGTACTGTTGCAGAGCGTTTGGATGCTTCAGGCAATCGGGCGCACGTTATCGAAACCGATGTCCGCAATCACCGGGCGGTCGAAGCGATGGTGAACGAAACGGTAAATCGCTTCGGCGGACTGCATCTAGCTGTTAATAATGCCGGAATTACTGGTCCGCATGAAGTTGCCACTGCGGATTATGAGATTGATTGGTGGAACGATGTAATTGCCACGGATCTGAGCGGTGTATTCTTCAGCTTAAAGTACGAAATCCCGATTATCATCCGCAGCGGTGGCGGCGCAATCGTGAATATGTCATCGGCAAATGGTGCGGTTGGAGTTGCGGGAATCAGTCCATATACCGCCGCGAAACACGGAATTATCGGGCTGACGCGGGCGGCTGCGCTGGAGTATGCAGACAAAGGTGTGCGAATCAACGCAATCGGTCCTGGCTATGTAGATACACCGAATATGCACAAGTTACCGGAGGAAGCGCGATCGCAGATGGCAGCTTCGCATCCGATGGGTCGCCTTGCACGAACCGAAGAAGTCG harbors:
- a CDS encoding SDR family NAD(P)-dependent oxidoreductase; this translates as MMTKTEDSNNEVNLVSEFAEKIAVVTGAATGLGEAIAVKLYQMGATVVIADIDVDGARTVAERLDASGNRAHVIETDVRNHRAVEAMVNETVNRFGGLHLAVNNAGITGPHEVATADYEIDWWNDVIATDLSGVFFSLKYEIPIIIRSGGGAIVNMSSANGAVGVAGISPYTAAKHGIIGLTRAAALEYADKGVRINAIGPGYVDTPNMHKLPEEARSQMAASHPMGRLARTEEVADVVAFLLSNKASFVTGSFYLMDGGYTAR